From the Verrucomicrobiota bacterium genome, one window contains:
- a CDS encoding molybdopterin oxidoreductase family protein translates to MNSTETPSNTWRRAWTGPLTSSLDRVSHPGLPSQIPAGKSPDTLVRTVCGFCSTGCELVAHLREGQAVNLSPSPDAIVNAGTACPKGWEALAPLTTSERLLCPMIRGTSSDSFVACGWDEALRVFCNKFKRLLNDHGPESVAFLSTGQITTEEMALLGALFKFGMGGMHGDSNTRQCMATSHVAYKQSFGFDAPPFSYTDFEESDTLVLIGSNLCVAHPILWQRVLKNRRSPEIVVIDPRRTETAMNATLHLPIKPKSDLVLLYGTARELVRRDGLDLEFIGRHTSGFEAFKTFVAPFTLERVAAETGLNSIQLESFWNSLRPGRRCSFWWTMGVNQSHESTRTAQAIINLALMTGNLGKPGTGANSITGQCNAMGSRLFANATSLLGGRDFADSAHRREVASLLNIPPERIPTSASLAYDQILDRIDEGRIKALWIIGTNPSHSWIDQSRLRSTLARLEFLAVQDLYRDTDTARQAHLLLPAAGWGEKEGTQINSERRIGITRKLRRAPGQALADFHIFKLVAEYWGCSERFKEWSSPEQTFQILKRLSRGRPCDFSGIASYDHLDAAGGIQWPYPDPEKVPGSSTPREPERRLFQDGVFFTPDGKARFLFEPPREPAEPPCSEYPWVLLTGRGSSAQWHTLTRTGRSPLLRELSPRECYVEISPADARALNITPGARVQVASRRGSVEVKAQVMATVSPGTLFMPMHFPETNRLTLQTVDPHSRQPSYKHCAVRLSATAQRL, encoded by the coding sequence ATGAATTCGACCGAAACCCCGTCCAACACATGGCGTCGAGCATGGACCGGACCCCTGACTTCCTCTCTCGACCGCGTTTCGCACCCCGGCTTGCCATCGCAAATACCGGCGGGCAAGTCACCGGACACTCTGGTTCGCACTGTGTGCGGATTTTGTTCCACCGGTTGTGAACTTGTGGCGCACCTGAGAGAGGGACAAGCCGTCAACCTTTCGCCCTCACCCGATGCCATCGTGAACGCGGGCACGGCCTGCCCCAAGGGGTGGGAAGCCCTCGCGCCCCTCACCACCTCCGAGCGACTCCTGTGTCCGATGATCCGGGGAACATCGTCGGATTCCTTCGTCGCCTGCGGATGGGACGAGGCTCTCCGCGTTTTCTGCAACAAGTTCAAGCGCCTCCTCAACGACCACGGACCTGAAAGCGTCGCCTTTTTGTCCACCGGCCAGATCACCACGGAAGAAATGGCGCTGCTGGGTGCCCTCTTCAAGTTTGGCATGGGCGGGATGCATGGAGACTCCAACACTCGTCAATGCATGGCGACGTCTCACGTGGCTTACAAACAGAGCTTCGGATTCGATGCGCCGCCCTTCTCCTACACCGACTTCGAAGAATCGGACACCCTCGTTCTGATCGGCTCCAACCTCTGCGTCGCCCATCCCATCCTTTGGCAGCGTGTCCTCAAGAATCGCCGCTCACCCGAAATCGTGGTCATCGATCCGCGCCGGACGGAGACGGCGATGAATGCCACACTGCACCTTCCCATCAAACCCAAGTCTGATCTCGTCCTCCTCTACGGAACGGCCCGGGAACTCGTCCGGCGGGACGGTCTCGACCTCGAATTCATCGGCCGGCACACTTCGGGATTCGAAGCGTTCAAAACCTTCGTCGCTCCCTTCACCCTCGAACGGGTCGCCGCGGAGACCGGATTGAACTCGATACAATTGGAGTCCTTCTGGAATTCACTGCGACCGGGACGCCGATGCAGCTTTTGGTGGACCATGGGTGTCAATCAAAGTCACGAATCCACCCGCACCGCGCAAGCGATCATCAATTTGGCCTTGATGACGGGCAATCTTGGCAAGCCGGGCACGGGTGCTAACAGCATCACGGGACAATGCAACGCGATGGGATCACGCCTCTTCGCCAACGCGACTTCCCTCCTGGGCGGGCGCGATTTCGCGGATTCCGCGCATCGCCGCGAAGTCGCTTCGCTGCTCAACATTCCGCCGGAGCGAATTCCGACCTCAGCCTCGCTTGCCTATGATCAGATTCTGGACCGCATCGATGAGGGGCGCATCAAGGCCCTCTGGATCATCGGGACCAATCCGTCGCACTCGTGGATCGACCAAAGCCGGCTCCGGTCCACCTTGGCACGGCTCGAGTTTCTCGCGGTGCAGGATCTCTACCGGGACACCGACACCGCCCGGCAAGCCCACCTCCTCCTGCCCGCGGCGGGTTGGGGGGAAAAGGAAGGAACGCAAATCAACAGCGAGCGGCGGATCGGCATCACTCGCAAACTCCGGCGGGCTCCAGGCCAAGCACTGGCGGATTTCCACATCTTCAAGCTCGTGGCCGAGTACTGGGGTTGTTCGGAACGGTTCAAAGAGTGGTCTTCTCCTGAGCAAACGTTTCAGATTCTCAAACGACTAAGCCGAGGAAGGCCTTGCGATTTTTCGGGGATCGCCAGTTACGACCACCTCGACGCGGCCGGCGGCATTCAGTGGCCGTATCCCGATCCCGAAAAAGTGCCTGGTTCAAGCACCCCGCGGGAACCCGAAAGGCGCCTGTTCCAAGACGGCGTCTTTTTTACGCCCGATGGGAAGGCGCGATTTCTCTTCGAACCCCCTCGCGAACCCGCCGAACCGCCCTGTTCCGAGTATCCATGGGTCCTGCTCACCGGGCGAGGGTCCAGCGCCCAATGGCACACGCTGACGCGGACGGGGAGATCCCCTCTCTTGCGGGAATTGTCTCCACGCGAATGCTATGTGGAGATCTCCCCCGCGGACGCGAGAGCGCTGAACATCACCCCCGGAGCCAGGGTCCAAGTCGCTTCCCGTCGAGGATCGGTGGAAGTCAAAGCACAAGTCATGGCCACGGTCTCCCCAGGAACTCTCTTCATGCCCATGCATTTCCCGGAAACCAATCGCCTTACCTTGCAAACCGTCGACCCCCACTCGCGTCAACCCAGCTACAAACACTGCGCCGTCAGGCTGAGTGCCACGGCACAGCGCCTGTGA
- a CDS encoding molybdopterin oxidoreductase: MKNEPATLIDALLAEQSSVGAAQRFSLWHEEWAPRSPQRTYRDLIPIRPPGDHEQLAFEVDLDRCSGCKGCVTACHSLNGLEFGETWRSVGLLTSVEAGEDHLWPSANHRFVQQTVTTACHHCLEPGCLSGCPVLAYDKDPHTGIVHHLDDQCIGCSYCTLTCPYEVPQFSKALGIVRKCDMCHGRLEEGEAPACVQGCPNEAIRIVHQDVRQVRIALDVASQPNPWLPDTPDPRITLPTTRYLTRRTGLPLHAADHHETRVAKSHWPLVFMLVLTQAGIGTLCLSWLLDAASRRDPFLLGTCLFCLGMAASVFHLGQPLKAWRIGLGWRTSWLSREAMALGLFACLAAGGLAMQVATPRWNSPLAWSVALCLSGVLSLFAQTMVYAATGRRSWRMVPTFAKFVLTAFLLGALLLLVFPAGQALTSAALLAFTAKATVELAPLISARSAHSISNPTSYRAAQLIQGPLRNAFIARWILGSLGGLILPVLQGASHTPVPSLIPALGFILALAGELLERRLFFAASAPDKMPGSIAP, from the coding sequence ATGAAAAACGAGCCTGCAACCTTGATCGACGCCTTGCTCGCGGAGCAAAGCTCCGTGGGAGCCGCGCAGCGATTCTCGCTCTGGCACGAAGAATGGGCTCCTCGATCACCCCAGCGAACGTATCGGGATCTCATTCCCATCCGTCCGCCCGGAGACCATGAGCAACTCGCCTTCGAAGTCGATCTCGACCGTTGCTCCGGCTGCAAGGGATGCGTCACCGCATGCCATTCACTCAACGGACTGGAGTTCGGTGAAACGTGGCGTTCGGTCGGATTATTGACGAGCGTGGAAGCTGGCGAGGACCATCTCTGGCCCTCGGCGAACCACCGCTTCGTGCAGCAGACGGTAACCACCGCCTGCCACCATTGCCTGGAACCGGGCTGCCTGTCGGGATGCCCCGTTCTGGCTTACGATAAGGATCCCCACACGGGAATCGTTCATCATCTGGACGACCAGTGCATCGGATGCAGTTATTGCACGCTCACATGCCCCTACGAGGTGCCCCAATTTTCCAAAGCTTTGGGCATCGTTAGGAAATGCGACATGTGCCACGGCCGCCTTGAGGAGGGTGAAGCGCCGGCCTGCGTCCAAGGCTGCCCCAACGAAGCCATCCGCATCGTGCATCAAGATGTCCGGCAGGTTCGGATCGCATTGGACGTGGCTTCGCAGCCCAATCCCTGGTTGCCCGACACGCCCGATCCGCGAATCACACTGCCCACGACAAGGTACCTGACACGAAGAACCGGACTCCCGTTGCACGCGGCCGACCATCATGAAACCCGCGTGGCGAAATCTCACTGGCCGTTGGTCTTCATGCTGGTTCTGACTCAAGCCGGGATCGGCACGCTGTGTCTGTCTTGGCTGCTTGATGCCGCCTCGCGCCGAGATCCTTTCCTCCTCGGCACCTGCCTCTTCTGCCTGGGCATGGCCGCCAGTGTCTTTCACCTCGGCCAACCGCTCAAAGCCTGGCGCATCGGTTTGGGCTGGCGAACGTCCTGGTTAAGCCGCGAAGCCATGGCTCTCGGTCTCTTTGCGTGCCTCGCCGCAGGGGGATTGGCCATGCAGGTCGCGACCCCTCGCTGGAACTCTCCCTTGGCGTGGAGTGTCGCATTGTGCCTTTCCGGAGTTCTGAGCCTATTCGCCCAAACCATGGTTTATGCGGCAACCGGACGGAGGTCCTGGCGGATGGTCCCCACCTTTGCCAAGTTCGTGCTCACCGCATTCCTCCTCGGGGCGCTGCTGCTGCTGGTCTTTCCTGCCGGTCAGGCGTTGACCTCAGCCGCCCTCCTCGCTTTTACCGCCAAAGCGACCGTTGAACTGGCCCCCCTGATCTCAGCGCGGAGTGCCCATTCGATATCGAATCCAACCTCCTATCGAGCCGCCCAACTGATTCAAGGCCCGTTGCGGAACGCATTCATCGCGCGTTGGATTCTCGGCAGCCTCGGCGGACTGATCCTTCCAGTGTTGCAGGGCGCGTCTCACACTCCTGTTCCAAGCTTGATTCCAGCGCTGGGGTTCATTTTGGCGCTGGCGGGTGAACTCCTCGAACGGCGTCTGTTCTTCGCCGCCTCGGCGCCAGACAAAATGCCGGGCTCGATCGCGCCATGA
- a CDS encoding NirA family protein yields MPDSTIPFHTAAGETLSEGQGAYLDGFFAGLKNRGYRFSDLAPIPDMPSALPSEPDLIPEERLKRELHPLDSYPLLLQHAAAHQAPDKENTYRFKWHGLFYLSPTKEGFMARLRIPGGALRSFQLRELATIADTLTSGYIQITTRSNLQMRLIQPKDAPEFLRRVQAIGLHTRGAGADNVRNLTCDATSGVDVEELIETLPLVEELAACILHQREFYDLPRKFNIALHGGGSIPTLEETNDIGFRAVRVPAGPAEVPPGVYFRAAVGGATGHKAFASDLGVLIPPDRLVATACAMLRVYLQNGNRSDRKKARLKHLLEHWSLHQFLEATESQLGIKLPRVHGFEDQEENRRVPRPHPHVGIHPQKQAGLFWIGASVPVGQLTSKQMRRVAELAELYGSGEIRLTVWQSLILPNIREAFIETVARALKKIGFDTRQSNLRSGFVACTGNSYCKFAGANTKGHALELMDYLDRRVQLDVPVNVHLTGCPNSCAQHYIGDLGLLGAKVKVNGESVEGYHIFVGGGFGSQTTVGRQLFQGVSVAMLPFTMEKILQGFLAHRHPGESFRGFTTRHDVRTLQELLG; encoded by the coding sequence ATGCCCGACTCGACCATCCCATTCCACACCGCCGCGGGCGAAACGCTCAGCGAGGGACAGGGAGCTTATCTCGACGGGTTTTTCGCCGGATTGAAGAACCGTGGATACCGGTTTTCCGATCTTGCCCCCATCCCCGACATGCCGTCGGCGCTTCCGTCCGAACCTGACTTGATCCCCGAGGAACGCCTCAAGCGCGAGTTGCACCCGCTGGACAGCTATCCACTCCTCCTCCAGCACGCCGCCGCCCATCAAGCGCCGGACAAAGAGAACACCTATCGATTCAAGTGGCACGGCTTGTTCTACCTGTCTCCCACCAAGGAGGGGTTCATGGCCCGGCTTCGAATCCCCGGGGGTGCGCTCCGCTCCTTCCAGCTTCGCGAACTGGCCACGATTGCGGACACATTGACCAGCGGCTACATCCAAATCACCACGCGATCGAACCTGCAAATGAGGTTGATCCAGCCCAAGGATGCGCCCGAGTTTCTCCGCCGGGTGCAAGCCATCGGGCTGCATACTCGAGGCGCCGGCGCGGACAATGTCCGCAATCTCACTTGCGATGCCACGAGCGGCGTCGATGTCGAGGAACTCATTGAGACCCTGCCCCTCGTCGAAGAGCTGGCCGCCTGCATTCTCCATCAGCGCGAGTTCTACGACCTTCCCCGCAAATTCAACATCGCTTTGCACGGGGGCGGATCGATCCCCACCTTGGAAGAGACCAACGACATCGGGTTTCGCGCGGTGCGCGTGCCCGCGGGGCCGGCGGAGGTTCCCCCCGGGGTCTATTTTCGCGCCGCGGTGGGCGGGGCGACCGGCCACAAGGCCTTCGCCAGCGATTTGGGGGTGCTCATCCCTCCCGACCGGCTCGTCGCCACTGCTTGCGCGATGCTGCGCGTCTATCTGCAAAACGGAAACCGCTCCGATCGCAAGAAGGCGCGACTGAAACATCTGCTGGAACATTGGAGTCTCCATCAATTCCTCGAAGCCACGGAGTCACAACTCGGAATCAAATTGCCCCGAGTTCATGGCTTTGAAGATCAGGAAGAAAATCGACGAGTCCCGCGCCCTCACCCTCATGTCGGCATTCATCCCCAAAAACAGGCGGGGCTCTTCTGGATCGGCGCCTCCGTTCCGGTGGGGCAGCTCACCTCCAAGCAAATGCGGCGTGTGGCGGAACTCGCCGAACTCTACGGGTCAGGCGAGATCCGGCTCACGGTATGGCAAAGCCTCATCCTGCCCAACATCCGCGAGGCCTTCATCGAGACCGTGGCGCGAGCACTGAAGAAGATTGGATTCGACACCCGCCAATCGAATCTTAGGAGCGGCTTCGTGGCTTGCACCGGCAACAGCTACTGCAAATTCGCCGGCGCCAACACCAAGGGACACGCGCTGGAACTCATGGATTACCTGGACCGGCGAGTCCAACTCGACGTGCCCGTCAACGTCCACCTCACCGGGTGCCCGAATTCCTGCGCACAACACTACATCGGTGACCTCGGACTGCTCGGCGCAAAAGTGAAGGTCAACGGCGAATCCGTCGAAGGTTATCACATCTTTGTCGGCGGCGGGTTCGGATCCCAAACCACGGTCGGACGCCAGCTCTTTCAAGGCGTCAGTGTGGCCATGCTGCCCTTCACCATGGAAAAGATCCTCCAAGGGTTCCTCGCTCATCGCCATCCAGGCGAATCGTTTCGCGGCTTCACCACACGGCATGATGTTCGAACCCTGCAAGAACTCCTGGGCTAG
- a CDS encoding sulfite reductase subunit alpha — protein sequence MSGRLPIPALPESAPFTPRQRAWINGFLAGIFNEASESPSAHLSSNVFTLKPPVHVFFGSQSGTAEQLARRLAKDAGTRGFMPAVRPLNELSSAIPPAPLLIITSTWGDGDPPDNAAQGWEWLSSEAGRILQDWPFAVLALGDRNYTDFCGAGRKFDERLEALGGRRLTARVDCDVDYESAAQAWADSLWPALQSLALSPAPSSPPNRDTLPTSIAESPGASADSIDRLAPPPGRNTVPVRGTRASPVPCSLVSAARLNHAESAKDTRHVILKFDTDSLHYEAGDALGVFPSNCPVLVEELLAALGYRGEEPVTLGEGKTISLHQALLSELVITQPTQAFVQTALERTASGDLKAMRDPSRKADLESWLAGRDLVDVLKACPGSRLELHELPDLLRKLQPRLYSISSSPKAHPGEVHLTIATVRYESHGRLRKGVASCWLADRVVPHQTPVPAFVQTSRHFRLPGDGSRPVIMVGPGTGIAPFRAFLEERRAHGATGKNWLFFGDQRRAHDFLYEAELTAWREGGFLTRLDLAFSRDQEHKIYVQDLMLEQASELMSWLDAGAHFYVCGDAKRMAKDVDRALHRVVETAGGRSPSAAADYVNRLRQEHRYEKDVY from the coding sequence ATGAGCGGACGGCTGCCCATTCCTGCGCTCCCCGAAAGTGCCCCGTTCACGCCCCGACAGCGTGCCTGGATTAATGGGTTCCTTGCGGGCATTTTCAATGAAGCCTCGGAATCGCCGTCCGCTCATCTCTCCTCGAATGTCTTCACGCTCAAACCGCCGGTCCATGTCTTCTTCGGTTCCCAAAGCGGCACGGCGGAACAACTGGCCCGCCGGCTGGCGAAGGACGCCGGCACGCGCGGTTTCATGCCTGCCGTTCGCCCCCTCAACGAACTGTCCTCCGCCATTCCGCCGGCACCGCTCCTCATCATCACCAGCACCTGGGGAGACGGGGATCCTCCGGACAACGCGGCGCAAGGATGGGAGTGGCTGAGTTCGGAGGCCGGCAGGATCCTTCAAGACTGGCCGTTCGCCGTGCTGGCTCTGGGCGATCGCAATTACACGGATTTCTGCGGGGCGGGACGCAAATTCGACGAACGTCTCGAAGCCTTGGGGGGCCGCCGCCTCACCGCACGAGTCGATTGCGATGTGGACTACGAGTCTGCGGCGCAAGCCTGGGCGGATTCGCTGTGGCCGGCCTTGCAGTCCCTTGCCCTGAGTCCCGCCCCATCGTCCCCGCCAAACCGGGACACCCTCCCGACATCCATCGCGGAATCCCCGGGCGCGAGCGCCGATTCGATCGACAGGCTGGCCCCTCCGCCGGGCCGCAACACCGTCCCGGTCCGGGGAACACGAGCATCGCCCGTGCCGTGCTCCCTGGTCTCGGCTGCTCGGCTCAATCACGCCGAATCCGCCAAGGACACCCGCCATGTCATCTTGAAATTCGATACGGACTCGTTGCATTACGAGGCCGGAGACGCGCTCGGCGTCTTTCCCTCCAATTGTCCGGTCCTGGTGGAAGAGCTCCTGGCGGCGCTCGGTTATCGGGGAGAAGAGCCCGTCACGCTGGGTGAAGGAAAGACGATTTCCCTCCATCAAGCCCTCTTGTCCGAACTCGTCATCACCCAACCGACGCAGGCCTTCGTGCAAACCGCGCTGGAACGAACCGCCTCAGGCGACCTGAAGGCCATGCGCGATCCCAGTCGCAAAGCGGACCTGGAATCGTGGCTGGCCGGACGCGACTTGGTGGACGTGCTCAAAGCGTGTCCGGGTTCGCGACTGGAACTTCACGAGCTCCCGGATCTGCTTCGCAAGTTGCAGCCCCGCTTGTACTCGATTTCCTCCTCGCCCAAGGCCCACCCCGGCGAAGTTCACCTCACCATCGCCACGGTCCGCTACGAATCTCACGGACGTCTCAGAAAGGGAGTCGCTTCCTGTTGGCTCGCGGACCGGGTGGTTCCCCACCAAACACCGGTCCCGGCATTCGTGCAAACATCGAGGCATTTCCGCCTCCCGGGCGATGGCAGCCGCCCTGTGATCATGGTGGGCCCGGGGACGGGGATCGCGCCTTTTCGCGCTTTTCTGGAAGAACGCCGCGCCCATGGTGCCACGGGAAAAAACTGGCTCTTTTTCGGCGATCAACGCCGAGCCCACGACTTTCTCTACGAGGCGGAACTCACGGCCTGGCGGGAGGGCGGTTTTCTCACCCGTCTCGACCTCGCGTTCTCACGCGACCAGGAACACAAGATTTATGTCCAGGATCTCATGCTCGAACAGGCTTCAGAACTGATGTCCTGGCTCGATGCGGGCGCGCACTTCTACGTTTGTGGAGACGCCAAACGCATGGCCAAGGATGTGGACCGCGCCCTGCATCGAGTGGTGGAAACGGCCGGAGGCCGCTCGCCCTCCGCGGCCGCCGACTACGTGAACCGATTGCGCCAGGAACATCGCTACGAGAAGGACGTTTATTGA
- a CDS encoding ABC transporter ATP-binding protein has protein sequence MSPYLEIHKLSKAFPSPGGMVTVVKEFDLRVQRGEFVCLIGHSGCGKSTVLAMVAGLSDPTEGGMILAGKELAGPGPDRGVVFQSPSLLPWLTARENVALGVDQAFYTARRQERSQISEYYLSLVGLADAMDKRPAELSQGMRQRVGIARAFALSPKMLLLDEPFGMLDTLTRYELQQILLDLWKRNQKTALMVTHDVDEAIYLSDRIVCMTDGPEAGVGEIIDVRFPRPRTRQEIMNHPEYDLLRERVLSFLNERAHRRPREKTPPPPATAPSQPGLSPSPRLQRAPAIHL, from the coding sequence ATGAGCCCTTATCTCGAAATCCACAAACTCTCCAAGGCTTTCCCGTCGCCCGGCGGCATGGTCACCGTCGTCAAGGAGTTCGACCTCCGGGTTCAGCGGGGCGAGTTCGTTTGTCTCATCGGGCACTCCGGTTGCGGAAAATCCACCGTCCTGGCCATGGTGGCCGGACTGAGCGATCCCACGGAAGGTGGCATGATCCTGGCCGGCAAGGAACTGGCGGGTCCAGGTCCCGACCGCGGCGTGGTTTTTCAATCTCCCAGCCTCCTGCCATGGCTGACCGCGCGCGAGAACGTCGCGTTGGGCGTGGATCAGGCCTTCTACACCGCCCGCAGGCAAGAACGCTCGCAGATCTCGGAATACTACCTGTCCCTGGTGGGATTGGCCGACGCCATGGACAAGCGTCCCGCGGAATTGAGCCAAGGCATGCGCCAACGCGTGGGCATCGCGCGAGCCTTCGCGCTGTCTCCCAAAATGCTGTTGCTGGACGAGCCCTTCGGAATGCTGGACACCCTGACGCGGTACGAGCTGCAACAAATCCTGCTCGATCTTTGGAAGCGAAATCAAAAGACCGCCTTGATGGTCACCCACGACGTGGATGAAGCCATTTATCTCTCCGATCGCATCGTCTGCATGACGGATGGCCCTGAGGCCGGGGTGGGTGAAATCATCGACGTGCGCTTCCCGCGGCCTCGCACCCGCCAAGAGATCATGAATCACCCCGAGTATGATCTGTTGCGAGAACGCGTTCTGTCCTTCCTCAACGAGCGAGCCCATCGGCGTCCTCGAGAAAAGACACCCCCACCCCCGGCCACCGCTCCCTCTCAACCCGGATTATCGCCCAGTCCGCGCCTCCAGAGAGCTCCCGCCATTCATCTCTAA
- a CDS encoding ABC transporter ATP-binding protein has translation MGFLELNNVSKGYGSKRHRTRVLKEANLSIEKGEFVAIVGYSGSGKTTLVSLIAGLIRPDAGSLTLNDLEITQPGPDRGIVFQNYSLLPWLTVFENIALAVDEVFPNWSPAKKDQHIHRHIEMVNLTAARDKRPNQLSGGMRQRVSVARALAMDPQILILDEPLSALDALTRGTLQDEISRIWEQGKKTVVLVTNDPDEAIYLADRIVPLTAGPDATLGESIPVEFERPRDRKALHSSPAFKRLRQRVFDTLQSSRSQTKTVISRALILPDIEPEDLTVPPPLIGGRRRPVRRGEIHREAVELDTTSAP, from the coding sequence ATGGGTTTTCTCGAACTGAACAACGTCAGCAAAGGGTATGGTTCGAAAAGGCATCGGACGCGGGTCTTGAAGGAGGCCAACCTCTCCATCGAGAAGGGAGAATTCGTCGCCATCGTCGGCTACTCCGGTTCGGGCAAAACCACCCTGGTCTCGCTCATCGCCGGATTGATCCGCCCCGACGCGGGCAGTCTGACATTGAACGATCTTGAAATCACGCAGCCGGGCCCTGATCGCGGGATTGTATTTCAGAATTACTCCCTTCTCCCGTGGCTCACCGTTTTCGAAAATATCGCCCTGGCAGTCGACGAAGTCTTCCCCAATTGGAGCCCCGCGAAAAAGGACCAGCACATTCACCGCCATATCGAAATGGTCAACCTCACCGCCGCTCGCGACAAACGTCCAAACCAGCTTTCGGGCGGCATGCGACAACGCGTCAGCGTCGCCCGCGCGCTGGCCATGGATCCCCAGATCCTCATTCTCGATGAACCGCTCAGCGCCCTCGATGCCCTCACGCGGGGAACGCTGCAGGACGAAATCTCCCGGATTTGGGAACAGGGAAAAAAGACGGTGGTCCTCGTCACCAACGATCCCGATGAAGCCATTTACCTCGCGGACCGCATCGTCCCGCTGACTGCAGGTCCCGACGCGACGTTGGGAGAATCCATCCCCGTCGAATTCGAGAGGCCGCGCGACCGCAAGGCGCTCCACTCGTCGCCCGCCTTCAAGCGGCTCCGTCAACGCGTGTTCGACACCTTGCAGTCCAGCCGGTCGCAGACTAAGACCGTCATCTCCCGAGCCCTGATACTACCCGATATCGAGCCCGAGGATCTCACCGTTCCACCCCCGCTCATCGGGGGCCGGCGACGCCCGGTGCGCCGCGGAGAAATCCACCGTGAAGCGGTCGAACTGGACACCACATCCGCCCCATGA
- the ntrB gene encoding nitrate ABC transporter permease gives METRFKLDWLVLPCLGFVAALLVWHVISQTVAKELPSPATTWAESKDYVLKPFEKRGEMDQGILRFTWYSLVLVAKGYSIALLVGTPLGFLLGLSKTFTKAVDPLIQILRPVSPLAWLPLGMVLFISAGKNASELGALFTIAVCAMWPTVLNTAIGVRSIPQDYLNVAKVLKLSRTKLLRKVLVPATLPYMFTGFRLSLGIAWLVIVAAEMLTGRPGVGGFLWQAYNAPSYSQMILCIVVIGLVGFVLDRLMSLLEGRIRSTPV, from the coding sequence ATGGAAACTCGCTTCAAACTGGACTGGCTCGTTCTGCCTTGCCTGGGCTTCGTGGCGGCCCTCCTCGTCTGGCACGTCATCAGTCAGACCGTTGCCAAAGAACTGCCCTCGCCCGCCACCACCTGGGCGGAGAGCAAGGACTACGTGCTGAAGCCCTTTGAAAAACGAGGCGAGATGGATCAGGGCATCCTTCGCTTCACGTGGTATTCGCTGGTCCTGGTCGCCAAAGGCTACTCCATCGCGCTCCTCGTGGGAACGCCGCTGGGCTTTCTGCTCGGCCTGTCCAAGACCTTCACCAAAGCGGTGGATCCGTTGATTCAGATCCTGCGCCCGGTCTCGCCCTTGGCGTGGCTTCCCTTGGGGATGGTGCTCTTCATCAGTGCCGGCAAGAACGCCTCCGAACTCGGGGCGCTCTTCACGATCGCAGTGTGCGCCATGTGGCCGACGGTGCTGAACACCGCGATCGGCGTTCGCTCGATCCCTCAAGACTACCTCAATGTCGCGAAAGTCCTAAAACTGTCGCGCACCAAACTCCTTCGCAAAGTGCTCGTTCCCGCCACGCTGCCTTACATGTTCACCGGATTCAGATTGAGCCTGGGCATCGCCTGGCTCGTCATCGTCGCGGCGGAAATGCTCACCGGCCGCCCCGGTGTGGGCGGTTTCCTCTGGCAGGCCTACAACGCGCCGAGCTACTCCCAGATGATCCTTTGCATCGTGGTCATCGGCCTGGTGGGGTTCGTGCTGGACCGCCTCATGAGCCTGCTGGAAGGACGCATCCGTTCCACCCCCGTCTAA